A genomic segment from Micromonospora echinaurantiaca encodes:
- a CDS encoding SigE family RNA polymerase sigma factor: MRNDEDEARRQFSEYFAARRETVRHAAYLMSGDWHWADDLTQAAFIRVASAWHRIRDPQALDAFVRTCLVRVYLSETRRVWRRHERPVAEMPDLAGGDDDAESAARRVVIAQALRQLPPRRRVTLVCRFYQGLDVAETAAALGCSEGTVKSQTARGLATLRKILNDSRLAPAPACAMEERA; the protein is encoded by the coding sequence ATGCGAAACGACGAGGATGAGGCTCGGCGTCAGTTCAGCGAGTACTTCGCTGCTAGACGCGAGACGGTCCGGCATGCCGCGTATCTGATGTCCGGTGACTGGCATTGGGCGGACGACTTGACTCAGGCAGCGTTTATCCGGGTTGCCTCGGCCTGGCACCGGATCCGCGATCCGCAGGCGCTGGACGCGTTCGTCCGGACTTGTCTGGTCCGGGTGTACCTATCCGAGACCCGACGAGTCTGGCGGCGCCACGAGCGCCCGGTGGCGGAGATGCCCGATCTAGCTGGCGGGGACGACGACGCCGAGTCGGCGGCCCGCCGGGTGGTTATCGCTCAGGCGTTACGTCAGTTGCCGCCCCGCCGGCGGGTGACCCTGGTCTGCCGGTTCTATCAAGGGCTTGACGTGGCTGAGACGGCCGCCGCGCTGGGTTGTTCGGAAGGTACGGTCAAAAGTCAGACTGCCCGGGGTCTCGCCACATTGCGCAAGATCTTGAATGACTCACGCCTTGCTCCCGCACCGGCTTGCGCAATGGAGGAGAGGGCATGA
- a CDS encoding DUF3152 domain-containing protein has translation MPSPRPTRSIPEAPALRLSGPVPSAGSGTFEYATGRGSVVGVAGSLRRYRVAVENGTNEAVGEFAEVVDSVLGDARSWIGSGRLRLQRVPNGGGHDFTVYLVTAGTARKMCSAVWVDIRVDRKPYTSCRGRGKVIINLDRWRLSVSHYVEAEVPLTLYRAYVINHEVGHELGHGHERCPGAGKRAPVMMQQTLLLDGCVANPWPYVRGKRYAGPPL, from the coding sequence ATGCCCTCCCCTAGACCGACGCGGTCTATTCCTGAGGCCCCCGCGCTGCGGCTGTCCGGGCCAGTGCCATCGGCTGGCTCGGGCACGTTCGAGTACGCCACGGGGCGGGGGTCGGTAGTCGGGGTGGCTGGCTCGCTGCGTCGTTACCGGGTGGCTGTCGAGAACGGTACGAACGAGGCTGTTGGGGAGTTTGCCGAGGTGGTGGACTCCGTGCTGGGCGATGCGCGGAGTTGGATCGGGAGTGGACGGCTGCGGTTGCAGCGGGTTCCGAATGGGGGTGGGCATGATTTCACGGTCTATCTGGTCACCGCCGGCACCGCTCGGAAGATGTGCTCGGCGGTCTGGGTAGACATCCGGGTGGACCGCAAGCCTTACACGTCGTGCCGCGGACGAGGGAAGGTCATTATCAACCTGGACCGCTGGCGGCTATCTGTAAGCCACTACGTCGAGGCTGAGGTGCCGCTCACCCTGTACCGGGCCTATGTGATCAACCATGAGGTGGGTCACGAGTTGGGCCACGGGCATGAGCGTTGCCCCGGTGCGGGAAAGCGTGCGCCGGTGATGATGCAGCAGACGTTGCTTCTCGACGGCTGCGTGGCCAACCCCTGGCCTTACGTGCGAGGGAAGCGGTATGCCGGGCCACCGCTGTAG
- a CDS encoding IS5 family transposase (programmed frameshift), translating to MDDQLQWSAVRRGEQPPWVVSDDLWAEIEPLLRYPGRKPLDDRKVLCGILFVLYTGIPWEYLPQELGFGSGMTCWRRLRDWSDAGVWQRLHEVLLGKLRAADQLDMSRAVIDGSHIRALKGGPKTGPSLVDRRRPGSKHHVITDAGGIPLAATLTGGNRHDVTQLLPLVDKVPRIKGIRGRPRQRPGRIYADRGYDYDIYRRQLRDRGITPVIARRGTGHGSGLGARRWVVEQTIALLHWFRRLRIRWEIRDDIHEAFLTLACAIICWRRLRQSKS from the exons ATGGATGATCAACTACAGTGGTCGGCCGTGAGGCGAGGTGAGCAGCCGCCGTGGGTCGTCTCGGACGACCTGTGGGCCGAGATCGAGCCGTTGCTACGCTATCCAGGGCGCAAGCCGCTTGATGACCGGAAGGTATTGTGCGGGATCTTGTTCGTGCTCTACACCGGGATCCCCTGGGAGTACCTGCCTCAGGAGCTTGGGTTCGGGTCAGGCATGACCTGCTGGCGCCGGCTACGGGACTGGAGCGACGCCGGCGTGTGGCAACGACTTCACGAAGTCCTACTGGGCAAACTCCGGGCCGCCGATCAACTGGACATGTCCCGGGCGGTGATCGACGGCTCCCACATCCGGGCGCTCAAAGGCGGCC CCAAAACCGGTCCGAGCCTGGTCGACCGCCGCCGCCCGGGCTCGAAACACCACGTCATCACCGACGCGGGAGGCATCCCCCTCGCCGCGACCCTGACCGGCGGCAACCGTCACGATGTCACCCAACTGCTGCCACTGGTCGACAAGGTCCCCCGGATCAAGGGCATCCGCGGTCGCCCGCGGCAGCGACCCGGTCGGATCTACGCCGACCGGGGTTACGACTACGACATCTACCGCCGCCAGCTCCGCGACAGGGGCATCACCCCGGTCATCGCCCGACGCGGCACCGGACACGGCTCCGGCCTCGGCGCCCGACGGTGGGTCGTCGAACAGACCATCGCCCTGCTGCACTGGTTCCGCCGGCTACGCATCCGCTGGGAGATCCGCGACGACATCCACGAAGCCTTCCTCACCCTCGCCTGCGCCATCATCTGCTGGCGACGACTCCGACAGTCAAAGAGTTAG
- a CDS encoding RICIN domain-containing protein, which translates to MVTLGFTVAAIVVAVQTPAQAFPSYYYIIRNELNGKCLDADATNGSNGTKVQLWDCHGGKNQRWYTWSNMRTGIAELRNGRFGNMCLDSDNSRPINNGLKVQLWTCHGGNNQRWMARNAEGPSENDMIYHSSASYPFILDADISGGSVNGMKVQLWGDLKAANQHWILQYNYDPNSA; encoded by the coding sequence ATGGTCACTCTCGGATTTACTGTAGCGGCGATCGTGGTCGCTGTGCAAACACCAGCGCAAGCATTTCCCTCCTATTACTACATCATACGCAATGAGCTCAATGGCAAATGTCTCGACGCGGACGCGACCAATGGTAGCAATGGAACTAAGGTGCAACTATGGGATTGTCACGGGGGAAAGAACCAGCGATGGTACACGTGGAGTAACATGCGTACGGGTATTGCGGAGTTGAGAAACGGGCGGTTTGGGAACATGTGCCTCGATAGCGACAACTCACGTCCCATCAATAACGGCCTCAAGGTTCAACTCTGGACATGCCACGGCGGAAACAACCAACGGTGGATGGCTCGAAACGCTGAGGGGCCAAGTGAGAACGATATGATTTATCATAGCTCTGCCAGCTATCCTTTCATCCTTGACGCGGATATCTCCGGCGGATCCGTCAATGGGATGAAAGTCCAACTGTGGGGAGACCTGAAGGCGGCCAATCAGCATTGGATTCTTCAGTACAACTACGACCCAAACTCGGCATAA
- a CDS encoding IS110 family RNA-guided transposase: MHGDYGVFLGLDVGKGDHHAVGLAPDGKRLHDGPLPNTEARLRQLFDKLGRHGRVLVVVDQPASIGALPIAVARACGHQVAYLPGLAMRRIADLHPGAAKTDARDAYVIADAARTLPHTLRRVDTGDETLAELEVLVGFDDDLAGEATRIANRIRGLLTQIHPGLERVLGPKVQHKAVLELLSRCGGPAGLRKAGRRKLASIAAVHAPRMGQRLVEQIMTALDEQTVTVPGTQAAETILPRLADSLREVLRQRDQVAVEVDRMLDAHPLAEVLTSMPGIGVRTAARILLEVGDATAFPTPGHLAAYAGLAPVTRRSGSSIRGEHPPRGGNKQLKRAFFLAAFAALADPVSRAYYDRKRAEGKRHNAALICLARRRCDVLFAMLRDKIPYQPRPTTPVPT, translated from the coding sequence GTGCACGGCGACTACGGCGTGTTCCTCGGGTTGGACGTCGGCAAGGGTGATCACCACGCGGTGGGGTTGGCTCCGGATGGCAAGCGGCTGCACGACGGGCCGCTGCCGAACACCGAGGCCCGGCTGCGGCAGCTGTTCGACAAACTCGGCCGTCACGGCCGGGTCCTGGTGGTGGTCGACCAGCCGGCCTCGATCGGCGCCCTGCCGATCGCGGTTGCCCGGGCGTGTGGTCATCAGGTGGCCTACCTGCCGGGACTGGCCATGCGGCGGATCGCTGACCTGCATCCCGGTGCCGCGAAGACCGACGCCCGCGACGCCTACGTCATCGCCGACGCGGCTCGCACCCTGCCGCACACCCTGAGGCGGGTCGACACCGGCGACGAGACCCTGGCCGAGCTGGAAGTCCTCGTCGGCTTTGACGACGACCTCGCCGGCGAGGCAACCCGCATCGCGAACCGGATCCGGGGCCTGCTGACCCAGATCCACCCCGGCCTGGAACGCGTCCTCGGCCCGAAGGTGCAGCACAAGGCCGTGCTGGAACTGCTGTCGCGCTGCGGCGGCCCGGCCGGGCTGCGCAAGGCCGGCCGGCGCAAACTGGCCTCGATCGCCGCGGTGCACGCGCCCCGCATGGGCCAACGGCTCGTCGAGCAGATCATGACCGCACTCGACGAGCAAACCGTCACCGTTCCCGGCACCCAAGCGGCGGAGACGATCCTGCCCCGGCTGGCCGACAGCCTCCGCGAGGTGCTGCGTCAACGTGACCAGGTCGCCGTCGAAGTCGACAGGATGCTTGATGCGCACCCTCTTGCCGAGGTCCTGACGTCGATGCCCGGCATCGGCGTCAGGACCGCCGCCCGGATCCTCCTCGAAGTCGGCGACGCCACAGCCTTCCCCACCCCCGGACACCTTGCCGCCTACGCCGGGCTGGCCCCCGTCACCCGCCGTTCCGGCAGCAGCATCCGCGGCGAACACCCACCCCGAGGCGGCAACAAGCAGCTCAAACGCGCCTTCTTCCTCGCCGCGTTCGCCGCCCTGGCCGACCCAGTCAGCCGCGCCTACTACGACCGCAAACGAGCCGAAGGCAAACGCCACAACGCCGCCCTCATCTGCCTCGCCCGACGCCGCTGCGACGTCCTGTTCGCCATGCTCCGCGACAAGATCCCCTACCAACCACGCCCGACAACCCCCGTCCCCACTTGA
- a CDS encoding helix-turn-helix domain-containing protein — translation MILRSERWLELRRYRALHEAGLSLSQIARETGLDRKQVRKYLAGEAASAPPQR, via the coding sequence ATGATTCTGCGGTCGGAGCGGTGGCTGGAGCTGCGCCGGTACCGTGCGTTGCATGAGGCGGGGCTGAGCCTGTCGCAGATCGCTCGGGAGACCGGTCTGGATCGCAAGCAGGTGCGGAAGTACCTGGCTGGCGAGGCCGCGTCGGCGCCGCCGCAGCGGTGA
- a CDS encoding glyoxalase superfamily protein has product MDEHLAPVLRVADADASARWYERLGFVKHWEHRFAPGMPRYVGIARGGMHLHLSEHTGDARPGTLVYLCVRDVDAMAAACGIGEIDDMEWGRDFEVTDPDGNRLRVGTPKTAVTN; this is encoded by the coding sequence ATGGATGAACATCTTGCGCCGGTTCTTCGGGTCGCCGATGCCGATGCCTCTGCCCGGTGGTACGAGAGGCTTGGCTTCGTCAAGCATTGGGAACACCGGTTCGCGCCTGGCATGCCGCGCTACGTGGGAATCGCCCGAGGAGGCATGCACCTGCACCTTTCCGAGCACACAGGCGATGCCCGCCCCGGCACGTTGGTCTATCTCTGCGTCAGAGACGTTGATGCGATGGCCGCCGCCTGTGGCATCGGGGAGATCGATGACATGGAGTGGGGGCGCGACTTCGAGGTGACCGACCCGGACGGCAATAGGTTGCGCGTCGGCACACCGAAGACGGCTGTCACTAACTAA
- a CDS encoding helix-turn-helix transcriptional regulator, translated as MLAEPSWGVVDLSSHLGISERSIRRALDVLADLSLLAPSESQNPHPVNPVLGLAPLLNRAEEEVHRQQQEIEATRQAISTITAAYESRVQGLNDITRLEGVAAVRARLVELADMAGRECWSLSPGGAHGAEAMAASRDPNRLALARGVELRCVYQDAYRNDPDTVAYAKWLSGLGGQIRTVPSVPLKMVVVDRAVALLPISPSDPGVGAVEVTSPSVMLAICALFHQVWAAGEPLQSPSRTESDTPTPLELDVLRLLADGRTDEAVARKLGLSVRSVRRIVADVTSRLCASSRFQAGVAAARKGWI; from the coding sequence ATGCTTGCCGAACCGTCGTGGGGGGTTGTTGATCTTTCCAGTCATCTTGGAATCAGCGAACGGTCGATTCGCAGGGCCCTTGACGTACTCGCGGATCTGTCGTTACTAGCGCCGTCGGAGTCGCAGAATCCGCATCCGGTAAACCCGGTTCTGGGGCTCGCTCCACTGTTGAATCGGGCGGAGGAAGAGGTTCATCGACAGCAGCAGGAGATCGAGGCGACCCGTCAAGCGATTTCGACAATCACCGCGGCCTACGAGTCGCGTGTCCAGGGGCTCAACGACATCACCCGACTAGAGGGCGTGGCCGCCGTCCGCGCCAGGCTCGTTGAACTGGCGGACATGGCTGGACGCGAGTGCTGGTCTCTGAGTCCGGGTGGAGCCCACGGGGCGGAGGCGATGGCGGCGAGCCGGGATCCCAACAGGTTGGCTCTGGCGCGCGGTGTCGAGTTGCGCTGCGTCTATCAGGACGCCTACCGCAACGACCCGGACACGGTCGCGTACGCGAAATGGCTCTCCGGCCTGGGCGGGCAGATTCGGACGGTGCCGTCCGTGCCGTTGAAGATGGTCGTGGTGGATCGTGCGGTCGCGCTGCTGCCGATCAGCCCGAGCGACCCGGGGGTCGGCGCGGTGGAGGTGACCAGTCCGAGCGTCATGCTCGCCATCTGCGCTCTGTTCCACCAGGTCTGGGCGGCTGGTGAGCCTCTCCAATCCCCTTCCCGAACCGAGTCGGACACGCCGACGCCGCTAGAGTTGGACGTGCTGAGGCTGCTGGCGGACGGGCGGACCGACGAGGCTGTGGCGCGCAAGCTCGGACTCTCCGTTCGCTCCGTGCGACGAATTGTCGCCGACGTCACCAGCCGGCTCTGCGCGTCAAGCAGGTTCCAGGCGGGGGTAGCCGCGGCGCGGAAGGGCTGGATCTGA
- a CDS encoding ABC transporter substrate-binding protein: protein MRPHHFEIRARLDRIVSQETRSMNTSSLPSGAEGADGPAIRIGAFVPLSRPGWVAAGRHLLAGLELAVDEVNDAGGVAGAPLGLVVRDTAADPQRAAAAVDELAGLGVSALAGEYHSVVARAVAAKAHALGLPFLCSSAVLDALTEQPTEWVARLAPAQSHGWQIYAGYLLRVGHRRIAVAIEPSVYWASGARILRDCLAPHGGTITELDVRSLTPMAVCEALVDDRATALVLLVGHPEPAVSIVKSVRRDQRLAAIMIGAPAGQPEFAEWATLLGEDGAGVSFLRYLPDRLSPRGARVETALRMRLAEAPSFVAFEGHDTVLILAEVLRSHGVDRAGSARPWSRVAIEGTRGKIQFSRMPGISVWQWAWSPIQIVDRDPAQPDRFRTLYSS, encoded by the coding sequence ATGCGACCCCACCATTTTGAGATCCGGGCGAGGCTGGATCGAATCGTCTCACAGGAGACACGAAGCATGAATACCTCTTCATTGCCCTCGGGAGCGGAGGGGGCTGACGGACCGGCCATTCGGATCGGTGCTTTCGTTCCATTATCTCGGCCGGGCTGGGTCGCGGCAGGCAGGCATTTGCTCGCTGGGCTCGAGTTGGCTGTTGACGAGGTCAATGACGCCGGTGGGGTCGCGGGGGCGCCACTCGGGTTGGTGGTCCGAGACACCGCGGCTGATCCACAAAGGGCTGCGGCGGCTGTGGATGAGTTAGCTGGGCTAGGTGTGTCTGCCTTGGCTGGGGAGTATCACAGCGTTGTTGCTCGCGCCGTCGCCGCCAAGGCCCATGCCCTCGGCCTTCCGTTCCTCTGCTCGTCAGCGGTCCTCGACGCGCTCACCGAACAGCCAACGGAATGGGTCGCGCGCCTGGCCCCGGCGCAGTCGCACGGCTGGCAGATCTACGCAGGCTACCTCCTCCGTGTGGGCCACCGTCGAATCGCCGTAGCAATCGAACCGAGTGTGTACTGGGCGTCAGGAGCGCGGATCCTTCGGGATTGCCTCGCTCCGCACGGCGGAACTATCACCGAACTCGATGTGCGCTCGCTCACACCCATGGCGGTCTGCGAGGCACTCGTCGACGATCGCGCGACAGCCCTCGTTCTTTTGGTCGGACACCCGGAGCCAGCGGTGTCGATCGTCAAGTCTGTCCGTCGCGACCAGCGTCTAGCCGCGATCATGATTGGTGCTCCAGCGGGGCAACCGGAGTTCGCTGAATGGGCCACGTTGTTGGGTGAGGATGGTGCCGGGGTTTCATTCTTGCGCTACCTGCCCGATCGCCTCAGCCCACGTGGCGCGCGGGTCGAGACGGCCCTTCGAATGCGGCTAGCCGAAGCGCCGTCCTTTGTTGCATTCGAGGGCCATGACACGGTCTTGATCCTCGCCGAGGTGCTGCGCTCTCACGGCGTGGACCGGGCAGGCAGTGCTAGACCTTGGTCGCGCGTTGCCATCGAAGGCACCCGCGGGAAGATTCAGTTCTCCCGTATGCCGGGCATTAGCGTCTGGCAATGGGCCTGGTCGCCAATCCAAATCGTTGATCGAGATCCGGCGCAACCCGACCGCTTTCGGACCCTTTACTCAAGCTGA